GTAGCAGGTAAGCCCGCGCTTGTGCAGGGCGAGGAACTCGAGATTCATCGATCGCACCACACATTTCTAGTCACTGATAttatactaaaaatttaattaatgttTATAAACCAATGTTACTCAAGcaacaataaaatttcaaaccTGGCTAAATTTATAAAGTTCGTCCATATGCGATGAAACAATTTGGTTGTGAAGTATCCACCAAAACTGTTTTATTTACTTGCACATAAATAGAGTACCCATTAGACGTTTAACTATTTGTATTTAGAATGTATTTGTACTGCCAATATCTACTCAATGATTATTATCTGACAGAAATTTACACGCTAATATACGTACGTTGATCATTTTATGATTGCCATGTAACAAATAGAATAGCCGTCGAAAAATTTGCACCCCTCTAATTTTACTCTTATCGGCTGCCAGTAATTGCTAGCCAATCCCAGTCAGTTACGGCAATCAGCGCCATGCTTAAGCGCCGTGCTCAATGCGTACTAGAGCCACTCTACCAACACATCGTAGCCACAGTTATATAGTTATGAATAGACGCATTAAATGATAACTACCGCAAAAAATAACCGCTAGACCTCAAAATTACTGTCGTTTTACATGTTAACTAGTGTACAAGCTCGATGCACAACCAACACTGAGGCGCAAAGGTGTAAAGCCATATAGCGGCCAGATCAATAAAAGTGAATATATACTACCCTAGCATGCTGAATTGGCTGTATCCTCGCCAATTTTAGCGCCGTCATAGGCGCCTTGTGCTCACATTCCACATCCAGACGCTCAAGTTGGAACACCCAAAAATTCTCCAGTCGGTCATCCAAACTGCCCTTACCTAATTCGGCATGCACTGAATACCTGCTGCAAATGCCCATGGGCTCCAGCTGCTTATCAAACTCTGCCTTTAGTGCGCCTAAAGTCGCTGTTTTGGGGACCGAAAGACAGGTGAAATATTCAGCAGCCGATCGACCGGAAACAATGGAAGGGGATGTACTGAGCACCTTTTCTTCCTGTTCCTGCATCCTCTCCCGCATGTATGTGGACCATAGCAGATGGGTGGGACTTGGGGTAGCTTCACTTGAAAATAGAGTTTTATAGGCGCTTGAGCATGAAGCTTCGCAACTATCCGCGTCGATGGACGCTGCTTTATCTGGAGTCCTAACAGCCATACTTGAAGACatatgaatttttatcGCGGGAGATCCGGGCAGTGAGAGAGAAGAGAGTTCTTGGGCCCTGCTAGTACAAACGGGGGTCGAATTTGCACTGGAATGTGGCGTTTCCCTGCCAAATTTGCATGTAAAATCGGCCACCGGAGTTATGAACTGCATCTTATTGACCGTCAAACTCCGTTGGCGAATACGCTCCGAGTCACAGGAGGCGCCATATATGGCGAATACGTATACTAGGGTCATCCCGGGCTCTTGCGAGTAAATGGGCGCCTTTATTAACGCGGTTTCCCTTATATCCTGTGCCGGTTCATACTCTAAGTACAGTTTGATAGATATGTCAGAATTAGGGATGACGATAATATCTCCACGCACCAGCGTTATACAACGCTCCACTTTATGTCCGTTAACCAGAACGTAGGTGTTTAGCGTTATTAGGTCCAGAGTATAGTTTGCATTTATGTAGAGCCTAAACAATTCCCTTTCTTCAGCGGACTGGGTATCCTTTGAATTGTGCAGATTGTAGCTAAAACTGGAGCCGTATCCAACGGAGAAGGGATACGAAGTAAGTTTGATCTTGGAGGCACCGGTGAGCAAATAGTAAGCGATGCGTGATTTTTTAGGTGGAGGGAATCCAGAATCGGGGGATTTGATAGTCAGCCTATCAAACTTGTACGATATGTTTGAAGCGTTTGGCCCTGGCCGGTCTACATCCCTAAAGACGCAGCGGGAGACCGGGGTTTTCAGTGGCATAGACGTGATATCGCCGAAAGACGACGTCCTTTTAATCCCTACCATCTACTGTTCAATTTGTAGTGTTAGGTTTGCCACGTGCTAGTAGCTGTAAAATGGGAGCTCGCGGGTCATGTATGTGTGGCGGGTCTGTGTGTTGGGATGAAGGGCCAAGATGCGACTCCAGATATCTACGATGCGTATCGCCAGAAATTGGAACAACTACTACTGGACATCAGAGACAGGTCTGAAAAGGATGTGGAATCACTCGAACAATTGGTTGGCGAGGCTAAGCTGGCGGCGCAATCATTAACAGCTGCACCCAAATTTCTCAAAATAGTTAGGGGAAAGGCCAAACAACCAGACAATGCCACAGAGCAGCCAGCTGCCTCCAATGCCACTGAATGCCGCGCGGATAGGGCTGTTGCACCGAAGACATTCGAGAACGTTGAATGGCTCACCAAGTTACTTGACGACCCTCGGCCAGAGTTCAAGCAGCAGCTGCTTGAACTTCTGTCGTTTCTATGCTGCGCTGACGAGGGGGGATACAAGGCCATCCAGTACCGCATACAGCTCATGGCCATGCTTGGCCCTGCCACAGACGCTACGCTAGAAACGGCCAAGGAGCCATCTGGAAAAGACAAAAATCTGTCCGACAAGGAAAAAAATTCCGCGGCTACCGCCGCGCCATTTGGATTCGGAGACGAATATTTACGTACGTTAGTCTCGCAAATTGTCATGGCGCGCGCCGACCCCCTTTCCAATGTCCAACTAATCGACGTCCTACCTATAGTACGTGCCATCGCCCCGCACTGGATGGTCAGCGGCAATGAACTAGAGGCCCTAGACCTACTATACGAGGCGGATATGCTAGACTCACTCCCCGCTCTAGTGGGTGATGATCAAGTGCTAGGCGAAAGACTGGGCCCATACCTGGTCGGACTTGCCCAGTATGCCTCCGGAAGCCCCGAGTGGAATAACCTGCTAAAATTAGCATACACCATCTACTGTCAGTGTAAACTACACTTCCAGGCCTTCCAAATCTCTCTGCTTTTGGATAATCGCACGCTACTGCTAAAAACACTTGCCGCTTCACCACCTATGGTGGCCAAACAAATTGCCTTCGCTTGCTCACGCCATTCCATGCCACTCTACCTCACCGATGATGTGCATCAAGTTGCTAATCTTTCTTGGGGAGAGAGACAGTCCGGCTTCTATATATACATGGCCCAAGAACTTGATCTGCTAGAACCCAAAACCGCCGAAGATGTATGCAAGGATCCTTCCGGCTGGAAATCTAGAATGGTGGACTCCTCACTTGAAAATCTCGGAAAAACACTCGTCAACTGCTTCGTTAATGCCGGGTTCTGCTCAGATACACTCTTCACTTGCGAACACAGTAATTGGGTATTCAAACACAAAGACTATGCTGCATTCACTGCCACGCTACTATCGGGACTCATTCACCTTTGGAACGTAGACGAGGGACTCTCCGTATTGGACACCTATCAGTATTCTGAGGACTGCTATGTCAAGGGAGGAGCACTGGCCGGCTTCGGACTGCTCAGCTGCGGCGTATGGCCTGAGGCAGATCCCATCTCCACGCTTGTCAATGAACACTTGGAGTCGCCTGTTTACGCTGTTAAATTGGGCGCGATCATGGCGTTGGGACTGGCATACGCAGGGACCTGCAGGGAAGATCTCATGGAAGTGCTGGCACCTGTGCTGCTGGACCCGTCATCCTCAATGCACTCGGGCTGGGCGGCACTCTCACTGGGGCTCATCTTCGCCGGATCCGCCTCTCCAGATGCTTCCGAACTTCTCATCACCGCTCTACTGGAAAAATGCCCTCCAGCCACCGAAGGAACCGCTGACCCCGCGGCCTTCAAGGGCACCGTACCCTTTCTCGCTGTCTCACTCGCACTCGTATACCTCACCAAAAAAGATTCCGTAGAGCTGGCGCTAGAGGCCACGCAGGCCCTGCCGGCACCGGTTGCCATACTGACGACGCTGCTGTTGGAAAGCTTCGCATTCGCCGCCTCGGGTGATATGCTCAAAGTGCAAAAAATGCTACAGCTGACGGTTAGACAGACAGATGCTGTCGCGGAGTCGGAAGACGAGGAAAGCGATGGGGGGGAGGCGGGGGAGGGAAACCCAACGTCCCTGGCCGCACTATTGGGAATCGCCCTAATCTCACTGGGCGAACCGCTGCAGGAAGAAATGGCCTTTAGGCTGATCCAACAGCCCCTCTCCTGCGGTACGACGGCTGAAAAAAGAGCTGTGCCACTGGCACTAGCATTGATCTCCCTGTCCAACCCCCAAAACCAACTTATATCTCTGCTTAGCAAGCTGACGCGGGACAGTGACGAGGTGACGGCCATGAACGCCGTCATCGCACTGGGACTCATAGGGGCTGGGACTAACAACTCCAGGATCGCCCAGCTGCTGCAGCAGCAGGCCGTTGTCTACTCGAGGGACCCGGCCGGCCTGCTGGGCGTGAGGTTCGCCCAGGGTATTCTACACCTTGGCAAGGGGTTACTTACTCTCAACCCCGTTCATTCCGACGGGCTGCTGGTTAACCGCGTCTCCCTGGCCGCGTTAGCTGCACTGCTCCACCTGGGCGCAGACTTTAAGTCGTTCCTCAGCGAAATGCCGTACGCGGTGTCTCTGTTAGGACTGGCGATCAAGCCGCGCTGGCTGGTGGCTGTAGATGAGAATTTAGACCCCAAGGCCGTACCGGTTCGTATAGGCGCGGCTGTAGATACACTGGGACAGGCGGGAAACCCTAGGCGCATTTCTGGCTTCCAGACGCACTCCACGCCCGTGCTTATTGGACTAGGGCAGCGAGCAGAGCTCGTGTCCGGGCACGCTCTGTCGCCGGTCCTTGAGGGCATCGTCATTGTGCCGTCCACCCGTACTGATGGCGGCGGGCACAGACACAGCTAGAGACCTGATTTTACGCCACTTATAGTTAGGTGTATGCAATTGTAATTACGGAGGACGGGGGGGGGGGGTGGCCGTTTGTGCTGTGCGTGCGCGGTGTACATATTGGTTAAATACCCTGCTACGGCATTTATGCACCCATGTATCTCGTAGACATGTGCCTAATTATACCCTTATATTCTCTACGGCGTAGCGTTTAGTGTggtataaattacaaacaatCTAATTGCGTGACAGAGTACTACCACTCGGAAGTCAAACTGCACAGCCACGGATCACCGTAAGGACGGCCAGACAAAGCCGCTTCTACATTCtctatcaaattgttaagCTGATTGCTTCGTAATCCAAATGCACTGCCTGTTTGCGCCACGTATTTTAAGTCGGTTGTTAGCTGCTGAGCCCCCGATTTGCTTAACCTGTgaatctaaataaaaataaaatcaCACACCTTCTTCACATTCTCAATTAGCACTTGTACAAACTCGGCAAATACTAGCTTTGGTAAATCAAAGGCGGTTACGTTTGTGAATGGCGGGATAAGTGATATGAATGATTCGCCGGCTAATGAAAGTAGGCTTGTAGGTAAGCCATTTGACCCACCTACTTGGAAAACTGACAATGTAGAATATTCCTAAATTCACCTTTAATTACCCTGAGATTTTTTGATATGTGACATATCGCGTGCGAAACTATACATATAGGCACCTTTTCAATCAACTCCTCAAGTGAATCCACTACCATTCTATAATTCTTCTTGTCAAAAACATCCGCTCGGTCTGTATCCGTGGCATAGTGctttgataaaaattcacaAGGTAACTCATCAAACGCAAGAATTGCATTCAATGCCTTGTGCAATTGCTCCTTGACCCGGCATAAGAGGATGAGATATTCTATGCATTCTAACGTAGTATAGTACTTTTCATACTCCATATCCTTAAGCAGGCCGAAATAACGGTTTGATGCCGATAAAAAAGAACAATGTAACTTACACCTGAATAAATTCGAGGCCAATCTGGGTATCttaatatcaaattctgaaaacttaatataattatcatctTGTTTACATTCGCACAACTGGATACACAGGAAGGTGTATTTGTTTAGTGAATCAAATAGCCTTGAATACGAGTTATCTTGGGGAGACATACTCTCCAGCCCGTTTGTTTCAATGCTAACTATTTTTTCTATTTCACACCCCAAAATATCGATATACTTGGTAAATATCGTCTCGGGGAGAAATGGAGTTAAGTCTCCGTGCGATATGGATAACGAAGTGACAATTTCCGACGTCACCTCTGAATAtgttatcaataattcTTCAATTGATTCTTTTGGCGTGGAAATTGTCGTTTGTAACatcaaatacaatataGATAATTCAGATAACCCTGAATTTACAACATGTAAAGTTATTTGCGATGCTTGAATAATGCCCTCAATAACAGCCTGTCTCTCCTCTATATACGTAAGTATAAACTTGACAAACACTTTTATGACAAAAGAAGCCTTTTTATATCCATCAAGAGATGAAATGTGGGCAAACTCCTGGCCTTCAGATAATGATGAAAGTAAACCTGATAAGTATTCATGAAATATACGCTTGAATGGCTTAAAAATATGCGATTTCATCAGTGATTGGGGTGTGTCAAAAAAACCCAATTCCATACCAACTTCATCTGCTTCTGCAAAATACAACGACCTAAACTGCTCAGCATCTAGTGGCGACATATTATCTTCCAAAACCTTTTCAACGAACATGGCGAGTCTTGTCAAAAACACAGTGTAGTAGCCCTGGTATATCGTGGCTATATTGCTAAGCACTTGCTTAGCGACAAATTTTCTGGCCTTCTTATACCCCTGGGCAATGTTTGCCATTAGCGTGGATAGGGGTAGTAAGTTTATAAAGTCAGAATCCTTCATAGCTGCGATCTCGTTGGAAACTTCGCTCTCGGCCGATACGCCATTGTCATTAGTATCTACACTTAATAATTCTCGTATTTTAGCCACCAAGTCATCCCAATTGGAAAACAGAGTTAGTATTTCATGAGCATCCTTCAGTTTAATGCGGTAATCCTCCAGCACCTCCAGTTTATCAAGCTGCGAATGGTCCATTTCCGCCTTTTTgatcaacaaatttaactGCTTGACAGATTCCACTATGCTTATATCCAGCGGGCCATCCTCTCGTATAGATCTTATGCATTCGATCAACTGATCAAGGTGGCACTCTGCTTTGCTGATTGTAGAATTGACCTTAGACCTCAATTCGCCTGTCATCAGGTCTAATTCATTGCTCAAATCAACAAGTGATAGCTTCCCCTCGAGCTTGCAGTACCAATCCAGCATATCCTCAGGCATAGCGTATACGGCATATACTATACACCCCCTATTATTCATAACCTGCCGTTGCTGTACTGCACCAGACTTTGCTTGTCTTATTAGCTGTATCTACAATGGACAAAAAGGGTACAAATCACAAACCATTTGACGATGCTGAGATCGGCATTTTGAAACACTATGTAAGATCGTCGTGACTTAGGGGATCGGACCATATAACGATCCTATCAAGCGTATCGATGATGATATCAACGATTTGACAAATCGCATCAATAAGCTGTGTGGTATGATcagtattatattaaatccCCAATTCTAACATTGGATTTATCATATTACTGTTggtattattgattttcTCCCTAACCATACCCACAAAACTTATCTGTACAACATCACTACCTTTATGATCTTGTTTATGTATTTACCCCCCCTAAAATCCCCCAAAATCATATCATTTCACGACTACACATCAATTTAGATACATTTATCCATTATATACTCTTGATGGTTGGCTCTATTCTTCACTTTTGTTAAAAACTTTCACTGATCGATTTTATAACCAATGTTATGATGATAACTACATATATTCTTATATAATTCTCTCTCTATCTATATATATCTTATTTAAAGCAAGTACAGAAACAATTTCCTTCATTTAATCATCTATTCATATTTACCTTGTTATTTAGGTGTAAAGGAGGGTGATACCGGATTAGCTCCGCCATCTCAGTGGGACTTTGCCCTGGATCAACAAACGCTACAGGAAGAACAGACATTACAAGTGGCCAGATGCACTAACATTATTGACCCTGGCACTGAACACTctaaatacataataaatGTCAAGCAAATCGCCAAATTTGTTGTGGTAAGCACATTCATGATTTAGGGACTAGGTGAAAAAGCAGCGGCGACTGATTTTGAAGAGGGAATGCGAGTAGGGTATGCACAACAGCCAATTTATtggttaattaattatatcataacAAGCAAATTACAATATACTGCGCTAATATAGTGTGGACCGTAACAAGtacaaaatacaaatacCTCTACCTCCCAAAATAGATGCAGCTGTGACTATGATGACCGTAGAAGAGGTTAGTAATCATTTAAACTTGATTTACTACATATAATCTGCGTGTGcttataattttatgctATATGTACATGATTCAGAAACCCGACATAACTTACAATGACATTGGAGGATGCAAGGAGCAGCTTGAGATGTTAAGGGAAGTGGTGGAAATGCCACTATTACACCCTGAAAAATTTGTCTCTTTGGGCATCGACCCGCCCAAAGGTGTACTGCTCTATGGCCCTCCCGGTACAGGCAAAACGCTCACAGCCAGAGCAGTCGCAAATCGCACGGATGCTTGCTTCATTTGCGTTATAGGCTCAGAGCTCGTGCAAAAGTAggcatattttaatttagatacgTGGGCGAAGGTGCTAGAATGGTTAGAGAATTGTTTCAGATGGCTAGATCTAAGAAGGCGTGTATACTGTTTATTGACGAAGTAGATGCTATTGGCGGGTCACGAGGATCTGAATCTGCCCATGGAGATCATGAAGTCCAGCGTACTATGTTAGGTGAGCTGGCGAATGATATAGAAATTGTCAACCAATTGGACGGTTTTGACGCGAGGGGGAATATCAAAGTGCTAATGGCTACCAATCGTCCTGACACGCTAGATCCAGCCCTTTTGCGCCCAGGGAGAATTGACCGCAAGGTAGAATTTGGTTTGCCCGACCTAGAAGGTCGaattcatatttttaaaatccACGCCCGGACCATGTCCATGGACAAAAACATAAGATACGAAATGTTGGCTCGTTTATGTCCAAATAGCACGGGAGCGGATCTACGCAGCGTTTGCACTGAAGCTGGAATGTTTGCCATACGAGCTCGTCGCAAATCAATATCAGAACGAGATTTGATAGAGGCAATTGAGAGGGTTATTAAGGGTTATAAGAAGTTTTCGGCCACTGGCAAGTATATGGTGTACAACTGATGATacaatggtaaatttgcaaaCACATGCTTTTAATTAGATTGCCTATTAGTACATCTCATCTCCATAGTTGAAGGTAGAGTGTTTATGAATGGCGCTTTTTCAGTTAAACCTTCTATACCACTAGTCACTAGATCTGGTTCCAAAGTGAGTAGTTTGTGAGTTACGAAAACGTGATAGTGTAGATAATAATGGATAGTGTTAACAACGAATGGCAAATTATATCGGATTGTGACTTTGGATATGTCActatgtaattaattatctcGATTATGAATATGGATTTGATTGAGAGCAAACAATGGGGGTTggaaattattacaaaattccAAACTAAATTACTATTAAAATAACATCATCACTAATTTcacatacaaatttattttaaattaatgatttattattcCAGGTGggaatttttacatatagTCCATAAcatgttaattatttttaaatatgaaatatttttgcgCATAGTAAAAGCTACAAAAcctatataaaatatgaatGATTATGCAAACAAACCAATCACCCTATATAATCAAATGTGGACATTAACACATCAGTTGGATACAGCATAGAAACAAACAATtctttgtaattatataaataattgactACTTATTCAAACACacgtaaataatatacaaaatttatattcactagtatagtatagtagAGAATAACAGTATCGTTGTTAACACATGGGGACACCCAGCTCAAATTTCATGTGTGACCcacataattattatatttaatatgttaCTTGATATAAGAGTGGCATGGGCGGGTTGAACGGAGTTTACATATTCGACGGCAAGGGGCGATTGATTCTGAGCCGTAACTACCGCAACACCGAATCATCACAAGTTTGTAAGATATTTCACGAgtacataatttatcaagATGAGGCTTCACTCAAGCCTGTATTTGTCGTGGATGGCACGATTTTCTGCTGGATATTTCATAACGGCGTCTACTTTCTTGCCACTTCCactcaaaattttaatgtgCTATCAACGATTACATTTTTACACCACCTACTAAAagtattgataaattactttCGCGTCGTGTCAGATGAAAGCATAAgggataattttgtaattacATATGAACTACTTGATGAGATGGCAGATTTTGGCTACCCACAGTCCACGGAGATTCATGTGCTTAAGGagtttattaaaaatactGCTAACCGACTGATTTACGAGGTCGGACCACCATCCGCCATGACAAATGCCATCAGTTGGCGCCAAGATGGGATTAAGCACAAGAAGAATgagatatttttggatgTAATAGAGACTCTAGACATTCTAATTTCGTCATCTGGATCCATACTTAGAAGTGAAATACAGGGGTGTTTGAAGATGAAATCCTTCCTTTCTGGAATGCCTGAATGTAAGTTGGGTCTAAATGATAAGATATTTTTAGATAAGTCAGAAGATAACACTCAAAATGTGGGCATTGAAGATGTAAAATTGCATCAATGTGTTAGATTGAACAAGTTTGACACAGATAAAACGATACTATTCATCCCACCTGATGGGGAATTTGACCTAATGACATACCGATTAAACAGCCCAGTCAAGCCATTGTTCTGGGTAGATGTATCCGTTCACAATCGCTCCAGTTCCAGGATTGATTTCTCAGTAAAGACCAGATCGCAATTTAAAACCAAAAGTGTGGCAAACAATGTAGAATTTCAAATACCTGTTCCAACAGATGTAGATTGTCCATCCTTCACTGTTTCCGTGGGTACAGCGGCCTACAAGCCGCAAGTTGATGCCATGATTTGGTCAATTAGGCAGTTCCAGGGACAAAAGGAATACACTATGACAGCATCATTTGGCCTCCCCTCAATATCTGATGAATCACGcgataattttgttaaaaagcCAGTGCGGGTACGATTTGAAATACCTTACTTCACTGTTAGTGGGCTTACTACTAGATACTTGAAGGTCATTGAGAAGTCGGGGTACCGGGCGCTCACTTGGGTTAGGTATATCAGTAAGAGTGGTGATTACCAAATTAGACTTTCATGATGGACTTTAATTAATCGCtattgattaaatttttaattgtattaattttgcaACTACATGCAAATTTCTAGGCGGCTGCCTATTTCTAAGTTGACTGATTCGCCCATTACGTAGCAATTGAGTTATCGATTACaccaatttgtatattactgcacaatttataattttttgacgATGAATAGCATGCGATTGTACACCAAGTGCGTGTCTTTGCAtgattataatttatacaatatagCGAATATAGGTGACAGATTAGCAAATTAATACACTTATCTATTAATGTAAATGGAATAAGTGGGTTTTGTTGGttaattagtatattaATCAACACTTACAGCAGGAATCtacaattaatcaacaccaatgtataattgaaaacTTAGctattaattaatttgtttatgCGATGATCAAACTATAATACATTACAATCGCGTCCAATTTGTAAGAAATAAGCAGTGCAAACGGTATATGTATCACTAATTCAGTTATTCGTACATAGAAATACTTTAATTAATCATCAATCTAAAGTATTGAgtattttgattattttaacCCTGATATGTTACAATATAGTCggtataataaatacagAATTCTAATATGTGGTGACACCATGACATCAGTGCTATGTAGATGAAATTAAGTAGATCGTTTCACCTTTTTATTCGTGGCAATAGACATAGCCCGAATTTTGAACTGAGCAACAAATCTCCATCGCAGCTATCACATCTTATCGGCAGAATCTCGAAGGTATATTGTGTTTCACCAGGCGGGACGAGGGGATATTAAGTTTTGGTCTGATATTAACTCCAAGATTCTGTCTATTTATAGGGATTTGGGTCCTAGAAATATTGCTTTTATTTCAAACGGTCTATCCCGCTCTAATGTCAGGGATGATAGGGTATGGAAAATGCTTGCGGAGCAAGCAATAGCAATATCTCACTCTTTTGACGGCCAAGACATAGCATTGTTTCTAAATGCAGCCTCTAAGATGCACAAAagtcaaaaattatttgaacaattttcACAAGTTATTTTGGAGGCAAGCCACATTGATTACTTAGAAtgaaatatcatttaaGGCAAAACACATAGCGTTGATAATAAACGCGTATTCTCGTGTTGGTTATAGAGATCTGGAtgtattaaacaaattgtttagCGAATGTGAAAAGTGCAAACTTGATTTGGATTTTCAGGAATTTGGCAATATACTCAATGGATGTTACAAGCTAAAGTATTTACATAAGTCTTTTATACAACTAATGCGCGATGAATTGAACTATAGGTTAAGAAATTTGAACAAAACATGCACTGGCCTATCTGGACAGAATATATCTAACATTTTACAGGCTTTGGCTCACTCTGAAGTTGAGTGCAATTACATATTCACAAGATTTGGAACGACACTAATCAATAACCATAGTCAAATCAACACAGTAGAGGTTACAGCCATTGCTAATGCCTTGGGAAAGGTTAAGTACAATGGGCAGGAATTtcttaaatatataactttCCAGGTCTATTCTAATTTCAACCGTTATAGCACTGATCAACTCTCAATAATACTTTACAGTCTATGCCGGTTAGACAAGATGCCTGTGGGTGAgtgtaatataaattagatttttatataacGGTTGTTAAGCGTATAGTTAATGGACTGAGTAAAACGAACGATAAAACTATATCAATGTTATTCACTGCACTCACTGTCAAAGTGTCAAATCACTGTGACAGATTGACGATATTGGACGATTTATATCCGCACATACGCAAAAGAATACGaatgatgataaatgaCACAAATCCACCAACACAGGAAATAATAGCATCTGTAGTCTGTTCATTTGCCAGAGTGGGTTTGGAAGATCCTATGATATATAAGCTAATTGATACAATTGACACagaattgaaaaattcGAGTTTGGCAGCTATTATACACGGATTGGGCAAATTACACTCAATAGAATCTctgaattatattaataagtaTTTACGCAATGTAATAGCTGATGCTGTCAATCTATTACCATTGCACGTAAGCAACATACTGAATTCATTAGCTACAAATGTTGATCATTTTGTGAAACTCGACAAATCTGATGGGTTTCAAACATTTATCGATGCAATTGCCGCATTGTCTCTCAACATATTATCCAAGTATACACTGTACTCTCACCAGTTGCTGTCAAGTGCTATAACCAGTTATACTTTGATATGTGAATGTATTTGCGATAATGTAAggaattttgataaaatatctcaaaaattacatatggATACCGTTAAAGATGTGGTAATTGAATGCAGTAGAAAATTATCTATTGGCAATGCCAGCGTTTGCGACTATGAAGGAATAATTACCTTTGCCACTTCCCCAGTATCACACCTATCTGTTGGCGAATATacaaatgtaattaatGGGGTTATTGGTGAATTGGAATGCGTCAACGTTAAGGCATTGAGTAGGTTAATTGAGGCCAATACTACTTTCAAAAACCAATGTATACAAATGGCAATTAATGGCAGCATTGACGAgttaaattacaaaaattacattgaGCATCTAGACGATTTGGATGTGATactggataaatttgttgagTTGGTGAACAACGAAGCTTGGCTAAGTGt
The DNA window shown above is from Babesia microti strain RI chromosome III, complete genome and carries:
- a CDS encoding hypothetical protein (overlaps_old_locusTagID:BBM_III00975), producing the protein MVGIKRTSSFGDITSMPLKTPVSRCVFRDVDRPGPNASNISYKFDRLTIKSPDSGFPPPKKSRIAYYLLTGASKIKLTSYPFSVGYGSSFSYNLHNSKDTQSAEERELFRLYINANYTLDLITLNTYVLVNGHKVERCITLVRGDIIVIPNSDISIKLYLEYEPAQDIRETALIKAPIYSQEPGMTLVYVFAIYGASCDSERIRQRSLTVNKMQFITPVADFTCKFGRETPHSSANSTPVCTSRAQELSSLSLPGSPAIKIHMSSSMAVRTPDKAASIDADSCEASCSSAYKTLFSSEATPSPTHLLWSTYMRERMQEQEEKVLSTSPSIVSGRSAAEYFTCLSVPKTATLGALKAEFDKQLEPMGICSRYSVHAELGKGSLDDRLENFWVFQLERLDVECEHKAPMTALKLARIQPIQHARVVYIHFY
- a CDS encoding 26S proteasome regulatory subunit N1 (overlaps_old_locusTagID:BBM_III00980) is translated as MKGQDATPDIYDAYRQKLEQLLLDIRDRSEKDVESLEQLVGEAKLAAQSLTAAPKFLKIVRGKAKQPDNATEQPAASNATECRADRAVAPKTFENVEWLTKLLDDPRPEFKQQLLELLSFLCCADEGGYKAIQYRIQLMAMLGPATDATLETAKEPSGKDKNLSDKEKNSAATAAPFGFGDEYLRTLVSQIVMARADPLSNVQLIDVLPIVRAIAPHWMVSGNELEALDLLYEADMLDSLPALVGDDQVLGERLGPYLVGLAQYASGSPEWNNLLKLAYTIYCQCKLHFQAFQISLLLDNRTLLLKTLAASPPMVAKQIAFACSRHSMPLYLTDDVHQVANLSWGERQSGFYIYMAQELDLLEPKTAEDVCKDPSGWKSRMVDSSLENLGKTLVNCFVNAGFCSDTLFTCEHSNWVFKHKDYAAFTATLLSGLIHLWNVDEGLSVLDTYQYSEDCYVKGGALAGFGLLSCGVWPEADPISTLVNEHLESPVYAVKLGAIMALGLAYAGTCREDLMEVLAPVLLDPSSSMHSGWAALSLGLIFAGSASPDASELLITALLEKCPPATEGTADPAAFKGTVPFLAVSLALVYLTKKDSVELALEATQALPAPVAILTTLLLESFAFAASGDMLKVQKMLQLTVRQTDAVAESEDEESDGGEAGEGNPTSLAALLGIALISLGEPLQEEMAFRLIQQPLSCGTTAEKRAVPLALALISLSNPQNQLISLLSKLTRDSDEVTAMNAVIALGLIGAGTNNSRIAQLLQQQAVVYSRDPAGLLGVRFAQGILHLGKGLLTLNPVHSDGLLVNRVSLAALAALLHLGADFKSFLSEMPYAVSLLGLAIKPRWLVAVDENLDPKAVPVRIGAAVDTLGQAGNPRRISGFQTHSTPVLIGLGQRAELVSGHALSPVLEGIVIVPSTRTDGGGHRHS